The Panicum virgatum strain AP13 chromosome 5K, P.virgatum_v5, whole genome shotgun sequence genome has a window encoding:
- the LOC120709096 gene encoding uncharacterized protein LOC120709096 yields the protein MVADMEHRPMQLLQAVLAPEASGEEEKVHLVLSMEDGHKLQQALQLVPPQRKVVLVHIHRPAMMIPIPTMGGTVHASILKDNIVKGYRDEQRDQALQALEGYKEICTRAEIQAEALMTENDNMSAGLLGLIAEHKITTLIIVGIGKSWVNRSKRNLAAALKKGADPSCSILFMHKGRLISVSQQDGSFFAFEIKGTPSSISSCRLSLSCSSNSSPSSFMWDSPSTPSSHSILWDSWSTPDSLDPSQLDDPSLEIAGSIVGDSRLTVILGESIDTFRELTGYLNLVGDSHEMHQEFQFKYSEIVSRCQFIGGIDSVLGADPENCGEEYWKTIKAWPAAFEHFVSVLNKVLQLLKQNCLKHNGLTPDKIFIIAEKLIDRFVKVASAVTTVRKSPEKLFCALYMCRVIVDSTPSLKKVLPSDVLSRIDSVHTVLNDSARGILGEFKELIKNYSSQKVAQDGSILLITSYVMRYIKMLINHAGSLDTILDYRQNSDLFFSKGNTGLLFEGISLTGRLVCGLVGDLNKVIEQKSRLYASVGLRCLFLMNNGNFIIQEMEHSDIKLVVGSEWLKQRRDEFDMHMRDYMSSTWEQVTYYLTTAASPPRKRLRPGLLGIFHTNAGPLHSFHSAFKETCNSQMNWKVPCPVLRSKLRDNISEHVAQACKAYLETLRQSSAGVGRNFRSKVSELFEG from the exons ATGGTAGCGGATATGGAGCACCGGCCGATGCAGCTGTTGCAGGCAGTTTTAGCACCAGAAGCAAGTGGGGAAGAAGAGAAGGTACACCTGGTGTTGTCCATGGAGGATGGCCACAAACTGCAACAGGCTTTGCAACTTGTTCCGCCTCAGAGAAAAGTAGTCCTTGTCCATATCCACCGGCCGGCAATGATGATCCCAATCCCAACCA TGGGTGGTACGGTACATGCAAGCATATTGAAAGATAATATTGTCAAGGGTTATAGGGATGAACAGAGGGATCAGGCTCTCCAAGCCTTAGAGGGATACAAGGAAATCTGTACTAGAGCAGAG ATTCAAGCAGAGGCGCTGATGACCGAGAACGACAATATGTCAGCTGGGCTTCTGGGACTCATTGCGGAACATAAGATCACCACACTGATCATCGTTGGTATTGGCAAAAGTTG GGTAAATAGGTCGAAGAGAAACTTGGCAGCAGCTTTGAAGAAAGGAGCTGACCCGTCCTGCAGCATCTTGTTTATGCATAAAGGCAGGCTCATCTCTGTTAG TCAACAGGATGGCAGTTTCTTTGCTTTCGAAATAAAAGGGACACCTTCTTCCATAAGCAGTTGCCGCCTCTCCCTCTcgtgcagcagcaacagcagcccgTCTTCTTTCATGTGGGATTCGCCTAGCACACCATCTTCTCACTCCATTTTATGGGATTCCTGGAGCACACCCGATAGTTTGGACCCTTCACAGCTGGATGACCCCTCTCTTGAGATCGCTGGCTCCATAGTTGGTGATAGCAGGCTCACTGTTATTCTCGGCGAATCAATTGATACTTTCAGGGAGCTAACCGGCTACCTGAATTTGGTCGGAGATTCACATGAAATGCACCAGGAGTTCCAGTTCAAATACTCAGAGATAGTGAGTAGGTGCCAGTTCATTGGTGGCATTGATTCGGTGCTCGGAGCAGACCCCGAGAATTGCGGGGAGGAATACTGGAAGACCATCAAGGCCTGGCCTGCTGCATTTGAGCATTTTGTCAGCGTTCTCAACAAAGTGCTGCAACTCCTTAAGCAGAACTGCTTGAAACACAATGGGCTTACACCCGACAAGATTTTTATAATTGCAGAGAAACTTATAGATCGATTTGTCAAAGTTGCGTCAGCTGTTACTACGGTGAGGAAGTCGCCAGAGAAGCTATTCTGTGCATTATACATGTGCAGAGTAATTGTTGATTCAACTCCCTCTCTCAAGAAAGTTTTGCCTTCAGATGTTCTCAGTAGAATCGACAGCGTCCACACGGTACTGAATGATTCTGCCAGGGGAATACTTGGAGAGTTTAAAGAGTTGATCAAGAACTACAGCTCACAGAAGGTAGCACAGGACGGAAGCATCTTACTGATAACCAGTTACGTCATGAGATACATCAAAATGCTGATAAATCATGCTGGTTCACTTGATACCATTTTGGACTATCGTCAGAACAGTGATCTGTTTTTCTCAAAGGGGAACACCGGTCTGTTGTTTGAGGGAATAAGCTTGACAGGTCGTCTGGTATGTGGGCTTGTTGGTGACCTGAATAAAGTTATTGAACAAAAGTCTAGATTATATGCTTCTGTGGGACTCCGGTGTTTGTTCTTGATGAACAATGGCAACTTCATAATCCAGGAGATGGAGCATTCGGATATAAAGCTGGTCGTCGGATCTGAGTGGCTTAAGCAGCGCAGGGATGAGTTTGATATGCACATGAGGGATTACATGTCCTCGACATGGGAACAGGTCACGTATTATCTGACGACTGCAGCAAGCCCCCCTCGTAAAAGACTTCGGCCTGGGCTCCTCGGTATCTTCCACACAAACGCAGGCCCCTTGCATAGTTTCCATTCTGCTTTCAAGGAAACCTGCAACTCTCAGATGAACTGGAAGGTGCCGTGTCCAGTTCTTCGGTCCAAGCTCCGTGATAACATCTCGGAGCATGTTGCTCAAGCCTGCAAGGCGTATTTGGAAACGCTGAGACAGTCTTCGGCGGGCGTTGGTAGGAATTTTAGGAGCAAAGTTAGCGAACTGTTTGAAGGGTGA
- the LOC120709095 gene encoding putative disease resistance protein RGA1, with amino-acid sequence MGYSTAAAAAAGWLVSPFLDSLSAGIRSCADDLFRYLPSGSASADLERLVDYIVRLSASASAVERARCRPLPAALLAWLNRLKDAADDADNILDEIRYRSLADALTGPSPDLSPGSVCGHLVSVCSDHPFKRLPSVLDKLATACADYAVIASLVGLDGACSPHCGNRLARNSSSIMPADDAFFGRQRELNHLVETLVRCNGSAQLGNQSVPDVGIVGDGGIGKTKLAQMVFHHPIILEHFDLRMWVCASSHVDDVSLTRGILQAAADWKVDYDGIVNFDRLQNLLVSAVAGRRFLLVLDDVWDDKEMKMSANRERWRNLLAPLQRGKQESRIVVTTRMKVVADMLGVRIPMMLGGLGPEENWRLLKKCALGSEDSCEYPHLQRIGVKIASNLKGSPLAARMIGGTLSNTRSERDWNSISGTDIHNDIVSTLLSSYYHLPQHLQYCFAYCSIFPKNWKFDHKKLIRMWIAQGFVQTESGSLLEDLGIEYFKELLARSFFHTLRQGNRMHYVMHDLIHDLAQTVSHSGCARVEGNMSKSIPSSVRHISVSSNFLSHLKKQCDLRRLRTLIVYKDSSMTSSTIPVDFLSELKNVRTLDLTGCLISELPKAIGYLIHLRYIALPDTIKVLPESVSMLLHLQTLDIPKKCQLDALPEGIHQLISLRHLGVDLKYISMIRGIGSLVKLQGSIEFHVKTESGHTLEELKDMKDLHGLLHIKNLENVQCEDEARNAQLSNKQYLKILKLEWTFAGSAFGPSIDAEVLQCLQPYKNLEELHIKRYKGVLSPRWLELKSFEVGFLSHLKSLYLTNCRRWKLLPPLGQLPSLKVLHLKEMPSVTQIGIEFYGDGTKTFTSLKDLELDDMSNLISWTGGNGDYFPHLRKLKILNCQKMVKVPWLPPTTKSVTIEGTQKISNLKLTPYCSSKSGKFVLEISSASMLGEEFLHQKHLEAIEVLNIRGCWGLVLEGLWLTSLRKLRLSQCNMDDEQLSLCFKHLTALTSLDIADCKNITSFLLPEGSRHFETLRHLCFQDCHMLSSLANLENFVFLKSLIIERCTRVTTESLPTELMRMTSLNKLGISHCPGFQSLPKNMPLSLEFLRLIGCHPLLTRWLHERQGPEWERLPLSQITLY; translated from the coding sequence ATGGGGTATtccactgcggcggcggcggcggcggggtggctggTGTCGCCGTTTCTCGACAGCCTGAGCGCCGGGATCCGCTCCTGCGCCGATGACCTCTTCCGCTACCTCCCCTCGGGGTCCGCCTCCGCCGACCTCGAGCGCCTGGTGGACTACATCGTCCGCCTCAGCGCGTCCGCCTCCGCCGTGGAGCGCGCCCGGTGCCGCCCGCTCCCCGCCGCCCTTCTCGCCTGGCTCAACCGCCTCAAGGACGCCGCGGACGACGCCGACAACATCCTCGACGAAATCCGCTACAGGAGCCTTGCGGATGCCCTCACCGGACCGAGCCCCGATCTCTCCCCCGGCTCGGTCTGCGGCCACCTGGTATCAGTATGCTCCGACCACCCCTTCAAACGGTTGCCCTCCGTCCTCGATAAGCTCGCCACCGCCTGCGCGGACTACGCCGTGATCGCCTCCCTCGTCGGTCTCGACGGAGCCTGCTCTCCGCACTGTGGGAACCGGCTCGCCAGGAACTCTAGCTCCATCATGCCGGCTGACGACGCATTCTTTGGCCGCCAACGCGAGCTCAACCACCTGGTCGAAACATTAGTTCGTTGCAATGGTTCTGCTCAACTCGGGAACCAGAGTGTCCCGGATGTGGGCATTGTTGGAGATGGTGGGATCGGCAAGACAAAGCTGGCTCAGATGGTGTTTCATCATCCAATAATTCTGGAGCACTTCGATCTCCGGATGTGGGTGTGTGCCTCGAGTCATGTGGATGATGTGAGTCTTACTAGGGGGATCCTGCAGGCTGCTGCAGATTGGAAGGTGGACTATGATGGGATAGTGAATTTTGACAGGTTGCAAAATTTGCTGGTTTCTGCTGTTGCAGGGAGGAGGTTCTTGCTTGTCCTAGatgatgtttgggatgataaagAGATGAAAATGTCGGCGAACAGGGAGAGGTGGAGGAACCTACTAGCTCCTCTGCAGCGTGGGAAGCAAGAGAGCAGGATCGTCGTGACTACACGAATGAAGGTGGTTGCTGACATGCTAGGTGTGAGGATCCCAATGATGTTGGGTGGGTTGGGACCGGAAGAGAATTGGCGGCTCCTCAAGAAGTGTGCACTGGGTAGTGAGGATAGTTGCGAATACCCGCATTTACAGAGGATTGGGGTGAAAATAGCGTCCAATCTTAAGGGATCCCCTCTTGCTGCCAGAATGATCGGTGGGACGCTCAGTAACACTCGAAGTGAAAGAGATTGGAACAGTATCTCGGGGACAGATATTCATAATGACATTGTCTCGACACTTTTATCGAGTTATTATCATCTCCCTCAGCATTTGCAGTATTGCTTTGCGTATTGCAGCATATTTCCAAAGAACTGGAAGTTTGACCACAAGAAATTGATCAGAATGTGGATAGCACAGGGTTTCGTTCAGACTGAAAGTGGGAGCTTATTAGAGGATTTAGGCATAGAATATTTCAAAGAACTGTTGGCAAGATCATTCTTTCATACTCTTAGGCAGGGAAACAGAATGCACTATGTCATGCATGACCTGATTCATGATTTGGCACAAACGGTTTCCCACTCTGGTTGTGCAAGGGTAGAAGGCAACATGTCCAAAAGCATACCGTCTAGTGTTAGACACATATCTGTTTCAAGCAACTTCCTCTCACACCTCAAGAAGCAATGCGACTTGAGAAGATTACGGACATTAATTGTATACAAAGATTCGTCGATGACCTCAAGTACTATCCCAGTTGACTTTCTCTCTGAGTTAAAGAATGTACGCACTTTAGATCTCACTGGATGTCTTATATCAGAGCTACCTAAAGCAATTGGTTATCTAATTCATCTGCGCTACATCGCACTTCCTGATACTATCAAGGTGCTACCTGAATCTGTGAGCATGTTACTGCATCTCCAAACTCTCGATATTCCAAAGAAGTGTCAACTAGATGCATTGCCTGAGGGTATCCACCAGCTGATCAGCTTGCGGCATCTTGGCGTAGATTTAAAGTACATTTCAATGATAAGAGGTATTGGTAGTCTCGTTAAACTTCAAGGGTCTATCGAGTTTCATGTTAAAACAGAAAGCGGGCATACCTTAGAGGAGTTGAAGGATATGAAAGACCTTCATGGTCTACTTCACATCAAGAATCTGGAAAATGTTCAATGCGAGGACGAAGCTCGCAATGCGCAACTGTCCAATAAGCAGTATCTTAAAATTCTGAAACTTGAATGGACCTTTGCAGGTTCAGCTTTTGGCCCCTCCATAGATGCTGAAGTATTACAATGCTTACAACCTTATAAAAACCTTGAAGAGCTTCATATCAAGAGGTACAAGGGGGTATTATCACCAAGGTGGCTGGAGCTGAAAAGTTTTGAGGTGGGATTTCTATCCCATCTAAAATCCTTGTATCTGACAAACTGCAGAAGGTGGAAGCTGCTTCCTCCACTTGGACAGCTTCCGTCTCTGAAGGTGTTGCACCTAAAGGAGATGCCCTCTGTTACTCAAATTGGAATTGAATTCTATGGTGATGGCACTAAGACATTTACATCACTGAAGGATCTTGAATTAGATGACATGTCAAACTTAATTAGTTGGACCGGAGGAAATGGCGACTATTTTCCCCACCTGCGCAAATTGAAGATTTTAAATTGTCAAAAAATGGTCAAAGTGCCCTGGCTTCCTCCTACAACAAAAAGTGTCACAATAGAAGGAACTCAAAAGATTTCTAATCTCAAATTGACCCCTTACTGTTCATCTAAATCAGGTAAATTTGTTTTGGAAATTTCTTCTGCAAGCATGTTGGGAGAAGAGTTCTTACATCAGAAACACCTTGAGGCTATTGAGGTTCTAAACATTAGAGGTTGTTGGGGTTTGGTGCTTGAAGGATTGTGGCTAACATCACTAAGAAAACTGCGACTATCACAGTGCAACATGGATGATGAACAGCTGAGTTTGTGTTTCAAGCACTTAACTGCTCTCACCTCATTAGACATAGCTGACTGCAAGAATATCACATCTTTTCTCTTGCCAGAAGGTTCAAGGCATTTTGAAACACTCCGGCATTTGTGCTTTCAGGATTGCCATATGCTTTCCTCCTTGGCTAACCTGGAAAACTTTGTTTTCCTAAAAAGTTTGATCATTGAGAGATGCACAAGAGTTACGACAGAGTCCTTGCCAACTGAGCTCATGAGAATGACATCCCTTAACAAACTGGGCATCTCGCACTGCCCAGGGTTTCAATCACTACCGAAAAACATGCCATTGTCCCTGGAATTTCTTCGTTTGATTGGGTGCCATCCATTGTTGACCCGGTGGCTTCATGAGAGGCAAGGTCCAGAGTGGGAGAGATTGCCATTATCTCAGATCACACTATACTGA
- the LOC120709097 gene encoding myristoylated alanine-rich C-kinase substrate-like translates to MADAVEALPPPPESGAESGRSSPSPTASPEFEFWMVGRNPSAFPAPALLTADELFSGGVVLPLHNLQAAAPDGDGATAAAEGCDAEGAGADSKDADSAALPLPEAEAEGEAAAQPLAESGIAPTPDLPAVTFKWKDIFKAGGGEAKDRKKVERRVSSVSGNAELININIWPFSRSRSAGHSAGGAATGSLSRAKPANPNPNASAGSSGSANANASANASAASAPPAPAPAPRKVSSAPCSRSNSRGESSGPAPAIPAAASDAAAAAAAPAAAAAAHAPEEDATAAEAAPLPTPATAATTSSSSSSASSMLRRLVPGQGRNNNNTASGGTGIRVGRPSAVWQLRRNKLQQTAAEHEHASAKKKATPAPTAAAEAADDKASPSVAAPAAGCRNSAGCSEGAAEEGNPPQGLFGLRTFFSKKVYDTGTGGADRNTGVQRCTYKFEL, encoded by the coding sequence ATGGCGGACGCCGTGGAggcgcttcctcctcctccggagAGCGGCGCCGAGTCCGGGAGGTCGTCGCCGTCCCCGACCGCGTCGCCCGAGTTCGAGTTCTGGATGGTGGGCAGGAACCCGTCCGCGTTCCCGGCCCCGGCCCTGCTCACCGCCGACGAGCTCTTCTCCGGCGGCGTCGTGCTCCCGCTCCACAACCTCCAGGCGGCGGCCCcagacggcgacggcgccacTGCTGCCGCTGAAGGCTGCGACGCCGAGGGCGCCGGGGCCGACTCCAAGGACGCGGACTCCGCGGCGCTTCCGCTGCCAGAAGCGGAAGCGGAAGGCGAGGCCGCCGCGCAGCCGCTCGCGGAGTCCGGCATCGCGCCAACGCCGGACCTCCCCGCGGTCACGTTCAAGTGGAAGGACATCTtcaaggcgggcggcggcgaggccaagGACCGCAAGAAGGTGGAGCGCCGCGTCAGCAGCGTCAGCGGGAACGCCGAGctgatcaacatcaacatctGGCCCTTCTCCAGGAGCCGCTCCGCCGGCCActccgcgggcggcgcggcgacgggcTCCTTGAGCAGGGCCAAGCCAGCAAATCCGAATCCCAACgccagcgccggctccagcgGGAGCGCCAACGCCAATGCCAGTGCGAATGCCAGCgccgcgagcgcgccgccggccccggcgccAGCCCCGCGCAAGGTGAGCAGCGCCCCGTGCTCCCGTAGCAACTCTCGCGGAGAGTCCTCCGGACCTGCGCCAGCCATTCCCGCCGCCGCTTCggatgcagcagcagctgctgcagctcctgccgccgcagccgcagcacaTGCACCAGAAGAAGATGCTACAGCCGCCGAGGCGGCGCCGTTGCCCACCCCTGcaaccgccgccaccaccagcagcagcagcagcagcgcctcgTCCATGTTGCGGAGGCTGGTGCCCGGACAGGGCCGTAACAACAATAACACCGCCTCCGGCGGCACCGGCATCCGCGTCGGCCGCCCCAGCGCAGTGTGGCAGCTGCGGCGCAACAAGCTGCAGCAGACCGCCGCCGAGCATGAGCATGCCAGCGCCAAGAAGAAGGCCACGCCCgccccaaccgccgccgccgaagcagcCGACGACAAGGCGTCGCCGAGCGTGGCCGCGCCCGCGGCCGGGTGCCGGAACAGCGCGGGTTGCTCGGAGGGCGCCGCCGAGGAAGGGAACCCGCCGCAGGGGCTCTTCGGACTCCGGACCTTCTTCTCCAAGAAGGTGTACGATACCGGCACCGGCGGAGCAGACCGGAACACGGGCGTTCAGCGTTGTACATACAAATTCGAGCTCTAG